Below is a genomic region from Streptomyces sp. NBC_01381.
CTTCACGCTGCCGCAGGACGGCCGCACCGTAGGCCTGCGACTCCGCCGCAGCGCACACGTACTCCGGCCGGTTGGCGATCATCCACTCGGCGAACGCGCGGCCGACCGCACCCCACGTTCCGGCCACGGGGGTGCCGTCGGGCAGCGTGCCCCGGAACGCGTGACCGGCAGCGATCATGTCCGCGTTGTCGCTGCCCGGACGTCCGCCGCGCGCGGCGTCCAGGTCCAGGGTCACTCCCGCGCAGTGCATGTCCGCACTCGGGCGCCGCTTCTCACTGTCCGTGCCGCGCCCGTTGATCTGTACGCAGCGCGGGAAGCGCCGTACAGCCTCTCGCGCGTCCGCTTCCGTCACGTGCCCCCGCAGCACTGCCGCGCGCTCCGCAGTACGTCCCTGGGCCCATCCCGGACGGCCCGACAGACCCGTGTCGGCGTCGACGTCCAGGGAGTACCGGACGTCGACCACCGGGGCCGACGCTGCGCGCTTCGCCCGTGCCGGACGGACCGCCGGGGCAGGCTCGGCCGGAACATCGTCAAGCGACCCCTGCCCGTCGCAGTCGAACACCTTCGGGGCTACGTCCGCCGCCTCAACATCCGTCATCGGAACCGGGGCCCCAGCAAGGATGGCGTCTGTGATCGCACGGCACGCGCACTCAAATCCACCGCACGTCAGGCACAGATCGTCCGCGCACTCTTCAGTCTTGCGCGCGGCATCCTGCGCTTCCTGGGCGTACTCCTCGATCGCACCCATGCGCTCATCACAGTCGGATGCGTGGCTGTTCGCATCGGAGTACGCACTGTCTGCAGCCTTGGCGTGCTCGGGCATGACCGCATCGTCGTTGGCGGAGACGTACGCACTCTCCGAAGCCTTCTGCGCGAGCGACGGGTAGGGGTGGGCCGCGCGCTTCACGACCTCCGCGTGGTTGGCGAACTGCCGCGCCATGGCCGCAGCGTGCCGCACCTCTGCCAGAGTCTCAGCAGCCGCAGCGATGTCCGCCCATGCAAGCGCGTCCGCCGAATCACTCGCGGCCTCCGCGTAGTACTCCTTGACGATGCCGGACGCACGCTCGGCCTCCGCGCACTGCACACGCGCTTCGGCCAGTGCGTTGCCGGACGCTTCCGCCTCTGCGGCGTCGACCGGGCGACCGGCCGCAGCGTCCGACAGCAGGGACACCCGACGCTCGACGTCCCCCCGCTCACGCACCCAAGACAGCGTGTGAGAGCCCCGCTGCGGGTCCAGCTCCGAGGTGAAGCCTTCCGGGCGGTCGTACACGAACACGTGGCAGGAAGAGCATTCGGTGTGGCCGCCCATGGCCAACTGCAGACCGCGGTTGCACGTGACGGTGCTCGACCGGCCGTACGAACTGCGGGAGACCCTCCTCGTGCACCGGGCAGGCTCTACCACCGGAACGGCCGGAACCAACTCAGCCTCATTGGTGCGGACGTACCGCGTGGCCGCGCCACGCGACTTGTAGCCGTCCTTCCCCGGGATCACCCAACGGCCGTCCAGCGTCATCACGCTGTACCGGTCAGAGGCAGCGTGGTGAACGGTGTAGGCGACCGCCCGACGGTGCTCATCCGTCACAACGACGGGGGACGACAGGTCGTGACCGCGCATCGCGTTGTCTGCGGGGGAGGTGATCAGCTGCATGGTCCGGGGTCCTTCCAAATGCAGGGAGTGCCTTCGACGTCGGGGCCTGCCACTGACCTGCCGACGAAAGAACTATACCGCACTTTCATCATGCGGCAAGCCTGCACTGGAGCGAGCGCGAACGCCAAAAGCGCCCCTGCCGAGAGCGGCAGGGGCGCGAGGGACGGGAGCACGTGGCGGGGAGTCCGGGTGGGGAGAGTCAGCGACTGGTGCGAATGCGTGGCCCCCACGCGAACTCAAGGTCGTCCAGCAGGACGTACTCCAGCCCCCACCTGCTGCGCAGGAGGAACGGGGCACTCTCCATGCGTTCGCAGACGATCAGACTCTCGGGCTGACCGACCAACATGTACCGGCCGTGCGAAGCGGGCCTACTTCCCGGCCCGTAGCGCTGCAGCAGTTCCTCCAGGCGCGCGCGGTGCTGCTCGGCGAACACCTCCAGCCGCTGCACGTAGCCTTCCCGCTCATGCTCGCGCACGGCGCTCAGCGCCGCGGCCAGCACATCGTCGGAACCATCGGCACGTAGCCAGTTGCCCGGCTCGGTACAGGCCCATGTGCACTGTCGAGCCGCTTCCTGGACTTCCTGCGCATCCAGGATGGGGGCCGGCTGATCCTGCTCGGTACTCATGCTGCCCACTCCAATCCAAGGTTGGCGAGTGCAGTGAGCTTGTCCGGGGTCAGCTTGGTGCGGCGGCTCTTGTTGTTCGACAGGAACACCCCCAGCTTCACCTCGTGCTCCTTGCCCTCGACCACGATCGTCTCTACGTGCCCCCTGGGGACGGTCAGCGAGCCCGTACGGGCCCTGTACTGCTCTAGGGCCGCGACACCCCGCGCGAAGGCGTCAGAGCCGCCCTTAGCGGGCTTCTCCGGGGTGACCTCCTGCGGTGCCGGGTAGGGGCGGATGCCGAGTCGCTCCAGGCGCTCACGCTGACCGTCCATCAGGCCGTGCCACACATCGTGCTGTCGCTGCCGCTCAAGCCACTTCCCGATGTCCATGCCGTGCACGGTGACGCCCGGCTCCACGGAGACGAGCCTGCTCTCACTCTCCTCCAACTCCTCCACGAGCATCTCGCGCACCGCAGCGAAGTGCCGCTGCCACTCCGCCGACCACGCCGGATTCCAGTCCTCATCCACCTCGTTCAACGCGGCCTCCCACTTGGGGCGTTCGGCCAAGGCACCCGCGCGGCGCAGATTGGACAGCCACTGCCCCAGCGGCCGATCGAGCATCGTCGCGGACCGGGGCGCGCACAGTGTCCAGTGCTCCTCGAAGTAGGCCTTCGCGGCCTCCAGGTTCTCCTGAAAGCGTTCGTCCGCCAGGGACCAGACCATGCCCAGTTTCTCTAGCCGCGCCGCGCGCCTGCCCGTGATCTGCGCGGCCCCGTACGCCCGCCGCTGCTCCGCGATCCACTGCCCCAGCGGATACGCGCCCTCTTTGTGCCCGTACGGAACCCTGGCGTGACCCTCGCGCTCCGTGAACTTCTTGAGCTGCGCCCAGCCGCGCGCCCAGTCCTGCCGCTCCGTGTCGATCACATTGAACGAAACCCACTCAGCGACCATCGCCGGATCCCGCGGAGCCGCAAAACGCAGCAGCATACGAGATTCTTCCTCGCCGTCCTCCGGTGCCGAACCAATATCCATGGACGGTTGCGCGAAGTCCTTCTGCGGCTCCTGAGGAATGGCCAGCAACTCAACGGCCTCTTCATCATGAGCCCGCAACCCCTCAAGAACTTTCACCAAAGGCCGATACGAGCCCGAAGTGAACATGTCCTCGGGCTTCTCATCGGGCTGGAGAAATACAGGCACGATCAGGGAGGCCAATTTCCCTTGCCCTGGCTTTTGCCGCAGCGCGCGCCCAATGGCCTGCACGATGTCATGCGGCGCGCCCTTCGGGTCGAGCAGCGCCACCGAGTCCACGGCCCGGATGTCGACACCCTCGCCCAACACCTTGCAGTTCGAGAGGACCGCACGCCGCCCGGTCGAGCCGAACTCACTCAGCACATCCCGCCGGTGCTCGGGGTCGTGCTCCCCGCACAGCCAGTTCGCCCAGATCCGCGACGGGTACGTCTCCGGCTGGTCCGCGCGCAGCTTTGCCGCCACCCGCTCCAGGCCCTCCGCGTACGCCTGAGCTTCGATCGTCCGGTGATGGAAGGTGATGCACGTGCTCAGGCTGTGCTGCGCCATGGTGTGCAGCAGCGCGGCCTGGAGGGCTCCGAGCCGCTGCCCGCGCACCTCCTCACTGCCCCGCTCCTCACCCATCAGCCGCTCCGGCGTCACCACCGGGTCCTGGAGCTCCAAGACGATGATCTGATACCGGGCCAGCAGACCACGCGACACGGCAGACGCGAGCG
It encodes:
- a CDS encoding DEAD/DEAH box helicase, which produces MRKSDLRDNQIETVDAIIRGFDIPTGGIPANGLRGQVISACGTGKTISAAFAARQMLLRRTLSNGRILVLVPTLDLLTQTVKEWRRVGHTGPAVAVCSLQDDPELWSMKVRSTTNPVQLALWHGEGPVTIYATYASLGVLAEAFEGAYGQQLAPVDLAVVDEAHRTSGSMGKAWAGIHDQAVVPAYRRLYLTATPRIWEERLDREVAEGVRDPLPREMAASMDDESVFGPVFYKLTLASAVSRGLLARYQIIVLELQDPVVTPERLMGEERGSEEVRGQRLGALQAALLHTMAQHSLSTCITFHHRTIEAQAYAEGLERVAAKLRADQPETYPSRIWANWLCGEHDPEHRRDVLSEFGSTGRRAVLSNCKVLGEGVDIRAVDSVALLDPKGAPHDIVQAIGRALRQKPGQGKLASLIVPVFLQPDEKPEDMFTSGSYRPLVKVLEGLRAHDEEAVELLAIPQEPQKDFAQPSMDIGSAPEDGEEESRMLLRFAAPRDPAMVAEWVSFNVIDTERQDWARGWAQLKKFTEREGHARVPYGHKEGAYPLGQWIAEQRRAYGAAQITGRRAARLEKLGMVWSLADERFQENLEAAKAYFEEHWTLCAPRSATMLDRPLGQWLSNLRRAGALAERPKWEAALNEVDEDWNPAWSAEWQRHFAAVREMLVEELEESESRLVSVEPGVTVHGMDIGKWLERQRQHDVWHGLMDGQRERLERLGIRPYPAPQEVTPEKPAKGGSDAFARGVAALEQYRARTGSLTVPRGHVETIVVEGKEHEVKLGVFLSNNKSRRTKLTPDKLTALANLGLEWAA